The Acidiphilium multivorum AIU301 genome includes the window TGTGAATGACCGCCAAATTCGTGCCTCGGCTGCTAGGCTGGATGGTCCGTTGGAGCCGATCGGCAAGGTTGCGCGGCAAATCGGCTGTGGCATCGACACGATCCGCTTCTATGAAAAAATCGGAGTTCTACGTCAGCCGCGACGCACCGGGAGTGGCCGTCGGGTTTACGGCCCCGCCGAAATCGCACGCCTCGCCTTCATCTGCCGGGCACGGGAACTCGGCTTCTCTCTTGACGAGGTGCGCGGACTGCTCGACCTCGCGGAGGAGAAAGAGCGGCCCTGCGAGGATGTTAAGCAGGCCGCTGTCCGTCATCGCCAGGACGTACGACGCAAGATCTCCGACTTGCGGGCGGTCGAAGCCACGCTCGGCACCCTGATCCAGCAGTGCGAAGCCGACGGGCCAGCGGAATGCCCGTTGATCGAGGCATTATCGCAGCCGAGCATCGTCGTGCCCCGTCTTTGAAAGCGTCACCCGGAAAATCCATTCACAACCCCAAGCCAAGCAACGCCACAGAACTGAACCACGCCGGGATATGCCGCTGGCGTGGCCGGCCGCGGCCCGCGGTCGGGAAGATCAGCGCCACGTCAGCCGGATAGACCTTCTGCTTGAACGGAATCCCCACGGCCCACCGCAAATTGCGGGCACTCAGCGCCTGGCGAAACGGCGCACTCAGGCCATAGCCGGTGTCAGCGAGCACACAGCCGAACCGCGCGCCGCCCACCCTGATCCGGTCGATCTGTCAATCGCGATCTCCGTCTTCCTACGAAATCCCTGGCGATCCGGCGGCACTCGCGCCTTGCTCATGCGGATTGGATCGCTTGTCCAGCTCTCCGGCAGGAACAGGCGCAATCCCCGGTGTCGGTGTAGCGCGACAATCTGGGGTGAGAATACGCCATCACCGTCCGGGAACATATTCTCGTGAGGCAATACGATTCTCACGCTGATTGTCGCGCGGCAGTCGGGCCAATTACCTCGATTACCATGGCCCTGTCTGCGGTAAACCCGGCAAATTTCGAGAGTGGCCGCCACTTCGCTGCGTGGCTGGGACTGACGCCACGAGAACATTCGACAGGTGGAAAACATCGCCTTGGCCGGATCAGCAATGCGGGCAATGAGCGGTTGCGTTAGTTACTGGTCGTCGGCGCGATGGGGGTGTTTCGATACGCCAAGCCGGGCAGCAAATCAGCAAATACCTGGCTGTTGCAATTGCAGGAGCGCCGGCCGCGCAAGATCGCGGTGATCGCTCTGGCCAACAAGATCGCCCGGATCATCTGGGCGATGATGGCGCGCGGCGAGGCATACCGGCGGCAGCCGGCAGCAGCCTGACCGCGGCCGGTGCCAGGGAGGCAAGAGCGACAGAAGAAGATGGTGATTGGTCGAACCGACGAATGGCGGCAATCCAGCGGGGGTCAACGGCAGGTCGATGCCGCAGATTTGTTTGGATGCCATTCGCGGAACCCATCTGGGCTGGCGGTCATGAGGCCGCGCCAAAAAGCCGGACACATGACCGCATTCGTGCCGCCGCCAAATTCTCGCACCGTCGATCTTGAATCCCGGGCCGTTCCACACATGACCCCCTCGATTGAGAGGAGGGACAGATGGCGAGCGGCGCTGCCTTATCTTGTCGAACGCGATACGCCGTTGGGCCGCTGGGCGCGGGGATTGCTCGACCGAGCGCATAAGAACGTGGGCGTAGTCGCGCTGGCCGCGAAGCTGGCTCGGATCGCATGGGCTGTTTTGGCGCACGGTTGCGATTACGGCGCCCAATTCGAAGCGGCGGCTGCGGCAGCATGACGGAATCGCCCGAACAGCGCTCGCAGTTGGGCGCGAAAGGGCAGTCGATGTCTGCGTGAGGTGAAAGGAAGATGGCCTGACAGTCGAATGGCGGCTTGAAACCCTGACCCATTGAACGGCCTCCGAGGCCGGTGTGATTATAAGGATCAGGCCGCGCGGATCTCCATCTTGGCCGGGTTCGAAGCCCGAGACCGGATACGTTGAAGCAGACTGATTAGAGCCAGATGAAATTCACCCCTTGCGGACG containing:
- a CDS encoding MerR family transcriptional regulator gives rise to the protein MEPIGKVARQIGCGIDTIRFYEKIGVLRQPRRTGSGRRVYGPAEIARLAFICRARELGFSLDEVRGLLDLAEEKERPCEDVKQAAVRHRQDVRRKISDLRAVEATLGTLIQQCEADGPAECPLIEALSQPSIVVPRL